AGCGCCCTGCTTTCGCGAGCGCGCGTCTTTACCCTGGAGGCCCTGAGCGACGAGCACCTCGCCCGGCTTATTGACCGGGCCATCGCCGACCGCGAGCGCGGTCTGGGTGAACTGAACGTGCTGCTGGCCGCCGATGCGCGCGGGTATCTGGTGAACATGGCCAACGGCGACGCCCGAACCGCCCTCAACGCCCTGGAAGCCGCCGCCCGTTCCAAGGCTCCGGCCCTGGGAGAAAAGCGCCTGATCACCCTCGATGACATTCGCGACGCGCTGCAAAGCCGCGCCACACGCTACGACAAGAGCGGCGAATTGCACTTCAACGCCATCTCCGCCCTGCACAAAAGCGTCCGTGACGGCGACCCCGACGGCGCGCTCTACTGGCTGGGGCGCATGCTCGACGGCGGCGAGGATCCCCTCTATATCGCCCGGCGCATCGTGCGCATCGCCGTGGAGGACATTGGCATGGCCGATCCGGCGGCCCTGCCGCAGGCCATCGCCGCTCAACAGGCGGTGCATTTCCTTGGCCAACCCGAGGGCGAACTGGCCCTTGCTCAGGCGGTGGTCTATCTCTGCCAGGCCCCCAAGAGCAACGCGGTCTACCGCGCCTATGCCGCGGCGATGCGCGATGTGGCCGAGACGCGCAACGAACCGGTGCCGCTGCACCTGCGCAACGCCCCGACGGATCTGATGAAACGCCTGGGCTACGGCAAGGGCTACGAGTACGCCCACGATCTGCCCGCGGGCCGTAGCGACCAGGCCCACCTGCCCCCGAATCTGGAAGGACGGATCTACTACGAGCCGACCAATCACGGGTTCGAGAGCCTGGTGCGCGAGCGCCTCGTCTGGCGCGAAGAACGCCGTCGCCAGCGCGAACACGAAGCCCCTTCAGCGCAGAACCATGACGCCACTGTTCCCACTCTCCCCGACCCCCAGGCGCTCTCCGGCGAAGAACCGCAGGAATGGCCGCCGGAACCTTCCCCATCAGCACCGCGCCCGGCACGAACCGGCCGCCGCAAAGGATGAGCGCAAGCGTGTATAATGCACGACATCCCTACAGCAAAGATTAGGGACATCAGGTTTCCTCCAGACCCTGCCCATGGCGGACGCCCAGTAGCGCAACCCTCAAGGTTGCGCGCAGAGTTTCGGAGGGTGGCGCCTCTCGGGAAACCTTCTTTCCGGCTGTAGTTCGAGGAGCGTACCGTGACAGGCCGCACACAGGTGGCAATCATTGGCGCCGGTGTCATCGGCGCCAGCATCGCCTATCATCTGACCCTTCGGGGTTGTACCGACGTGCTGATACTTGAGAAGGAGGAAGCCGAGGTGAGCGGCAGCACCGCCCGCTCGGCAGCCGGCGTCCGGCACCAGTTCTCGAACGCCACCAATATCCTGCTCTCGCGCTACAGCATTCAGAAGCTGCGCACCTTCGACGAAGAAGTCGGCGGACACGCCGAGTTGCACCTGGTAGGCTATCTCTTTCTGGTTAACAATGCCGCTACGTGGGAGCAGTACCAGCGCAACGTCGCCCTCCAGCGGCAACTCGATGTGCGCGTCGAGGTGTTGAGCCCCGAGGAAGCCGCGCGCTTCGTGCCCGGCATGCGCACCGACGACCTTATCGGCGCGACCTTCGGCCCCGATGACGGCTTCTGCGACCCCTATGGCATCGCCATGGGTTACCTGCGCGCCGCCCAGCGCATGGGCGCTCGCATCCTCCGCGGCGTCGCCGTCACCGGGTTCGAGATCCGCGGCGGCGCCGTGAGCGGCCTGCGTACCACCCACGGCGGGATTGCCTGCGATATTGCGGTCAACGCCGCCGGTCCATGGGCCGGAGAAGTTGCGGCCCTGGCCGGTCTTGACGTGCCCGTCCGTCCCTACCGGCGCAATATCTATATGACCACTCCCTTCCCCCAGATCCCCGACCCCATCCCATTCACCGTAGATGTCGGCAGCGGCTTCTACATGCGCCACGAGGGCCCCGGCCTCCTGATGGGCCGCTCCAACCCCGATGAGCCGAGCAGCTTCAATACGACGGTAGACTGGGACTGGCTCGACCACGTGCTCGAAGCCGGCCTGTATCGCTTTCCGGTGCTGCAGCAGGCCGGCCTCGCCACCAGTCAGTGCTGGGCTGGTCTCTACGAGATCACGCCTGACCATAACCCTATCCTCGGGCGACATCCCGACCTGGCCAATTATGTGGACGCCAGCGGCTTCAGCGGTCACGGGATCATGCATGCTCCCGCCACCGGTATGCTCATTGCCGAAGAGATCCTCGACGGTCGCGCCCATACCATCAATATTGACGATCTGCGGATCAGCCGCTTTCAAACCGGGCAACAGCAGATTGAGCAGAATGTGATCTGAGATCTGGAAGGCGTGACTTGAAACACCAATTCTGGATTGATCGCCCCCGGCAGCGCGAGGCGCTCCGGCGGAGCCTGACCGGCGCCAGCGAGCCGAAGATCCTCGCTCTCCGCGCCGGGCCGGGAATGGGCAAGTCCTGGCTGTTGCGACAGTTCGCCGATGACGCGCTGCAACTCGGGGGTCGCGTCAGTCTGCTTGATTTCAGCGATGGGCGCGCCTACGATACCCTGGCGCTCGTGCGCCACATGCGCGACGCCCTCGGCGCGCCGGGCTTCGATGCTCTAACGCTGACCATCAATGAGGTGACCGCGCCGCGACTGACTGCAAACCTCCGCGCCCGCCCGCGCGCGTCAGGCCAGTCATTGCTCACCGGCGCCAGTCATTCAGGGGTTAAAGACAATCTTTTTGTCGTTCAATCTGATGATCCGTGTCTGCTACCAGCGATTGACGATCGAGTCACCCGGGCCTTCTTCGCGTGTCTCGAGGATCTGGCCTTGCAGGCGCCGGTTCTGTTGCTCTTCGACAGCTATGAACACGCCTCGCTTGATAACGAGCGCTGGCTGTCGGGGGTGGCCGATCGCTGGATCCGGCAGGAGTTGCTGCGCCGCATTCGCGATGGGCGGTTACGCAACACCGTAGTGGTGCTGGCAGGGCGTCTGCTACCTCCGTTTGACGCGAGCTGGACCTCGGCGCTGCGCACGCTCAGCCTTGAGGCGTTCTCGCCCGCTGAAGCAGCGTACTACCTGGGCGCCTGCCGCGGCGCCGAACGCCTGAGCGACGCCGAGGCGCAGGCCATCTATGCGCTGACCAGGGGGCGCCCTGACCTGGTGAGGTTAATCGGAGACGCTCTGGAGAGAGCAGATAATTCTTCGGACCAGGAACTCCCGGCCAGGTGAAGCGCGGAAGCCGGGGCTCTCCATATCGCAAGCGCGCGCTTGCCGGTCTATGTCGGGTAAGACTCATCTTGATCGCCCCCTCTCCGCCGATGCCAACGGCGACACCGCCGGTATGGCCGCACTGACCTGGGCGGTCGAACAACTCTTCCGCGCCGTCGGCCCCGAACGGGCCGAGGCCCTCCGCCGCGCGGCGCTGCCCCGCTGGTTTGACCGCGAGACGCTCCAGACCCTCTGCGAGCCGTCCATAGAGCCAGACGCCCTGTTTGAAGAGGCGCGCCGGTTGAGTTTTGTGCGTGACGTTGGAGATGGTCGCCTGGCCTATGCCGATCAGGTGCGCCAGACGCTCCTCGCCGCGTGGCGCCGCGAACGCCCCGATGACCTGGAGACGTTTCACCGGCGCCTCTACCACCACTTCGCCCAGCGTGCCGTCCCCCCCGACGCCGCGAGCGGAGCTATGCCGCTCCTGCCGGAGAGCACGGCCCTGAGCGCCGCGCCGCTCACTGTCCAGGCTGATGTGCTGCGCCGCGAGGCGTTGTACCACTTGCTGCACATCGATCCGGATCGGGGCCTCGATGAACTCCGCGCGACCTTTGCGTACTTTGAAACCATTCACCGTCTGGCTGAACTCGAGCGACTGGCGCACGTGGCCAGCGCGGCCATTGCCGACGCAGTGCTGGGTTCACGGCACCGTCGCTGGGCGCAGTATCTGGTCGCCCGCGCCCTGTTGGCCGCGCGTCGCCTCAATGAGGCGATTGCCCATCTCGAGGCGTTGCGCGCCTATGATGACCTGGAACCGGATCTGGCCGCTCAGGTGGGGCAGAGCCTGGGAGAAGCTCGCCTCGAACAGGGCCGCTACGCGCTGGCAATCGAAGCGCTTCGCCAGAGCCTCCCCCTGGCTGCCCGCACAGGCGAGCAGCCGGCGCTCGC
This genomic stretch from Chloroflexaceae bacterium harbors:
- a CDS encoding FAD-binding oxidoreductase, translating into MTGRTQVAIIGAGVIGASIAYHLTLRGCTDVLILEKEEAEVSGSTARSAAGVRHQFSNATNILLSRYSIQKLRTFDEEVGGHAELHLVGYLFLVNNAATWEQYQRNVALQRQLDVRVEVLSPEEAARFVPGMRTDDLIGATFGPDDGFCDPYGIAMGYLRAAQRMGARILRGVAVTGFEIRGGAVSGLRTTHGGIACDIAVNAAGPWAGEVAALAGLDVPVRPYRRNIYMTTPFPQIPDPIPFTVDVGSGFYMRHEGPGLLMGRSNPDEPSSFNTTVDWDWLDHVLEAGLYRFPVLQQAGLATSQCWAGLYEITPDHNPILGRHPDLANYVDASGFSGHGIMHAPATGMLIAEEILDGRAHTINIDDLRISRFQTGQQQIEQNVI
- a CDS encoding replication-associated recombination protein A; amino-acid sequence: MRPRTLDEFVGQEHLVGEGRLLRRAIANDQLFSMILWGPPGSGKTTLARIIAESTNAHFEPLSAVSAGVNDLRRVIQEAQDRLGMFQQRTVLFIDEIHRFNKAQQDAVLPYVEDGTIILIGATTENPSFEINSALLSRARVFTLEALSDEHLARLIDRAIADRERGLGELNVLLAADARGYLVNMANGDARTALNALEAAARSKAPALGEKRLITLDDIRDALQSRATRYDKSGELHFNAISALHKSVRDGDPDGALYWLGRMLDGGEDPLYIARRIVRIAVEDIGMADPAALPQAIAAQQAVHFLGQPEGELALAQAVVYLCQAPKSNAVYRAYAAAMRDVAETRNEPVPLHLRNAPTDLMKRLGYGKGYEYAHDLPAGRSDQAHLPPNLEGRIYYEPTNHGFESLVRERLVWREERRRQREHEAPSAQNHDATVPTLPDPQALSGEEPQEWPPEPSPSAPRPARTGRRKG